In the genome of Flavobacterium panacagri, one region contains:
- a CDS encoding response regulator transcription factor — protein MTPKIRIHLADDHQVLIDGLSNLLRTVSHFEVVGSSLDGTTVYDDVLADGANILILDISMPKKDGIETLKEFNQKQSPCNVIILSSYDDLKIIKEVMKLGAKGYLTKNCAGENIIEAVEAVYQGQEYFSDSIREKIFNTFKDNPKLNQNAVIENPILSPREIEIIILIALEYSGKEISEKLFISSHTVETHRKNIMKKLNIKSTIGLVKYALKNNLINP, from the coding sequence ATGACGCCAAAAATAAGAATCCATCTTGCAGACGATCATCAGGTTTTAATTGATGGCCTCTCCAATTTATTAAGAACAGTTTCTCACTTTGAAGTAGTTGGAAGCTCGCTTGATGGTACAACGGTTTATGATGATGTACTTGCTGATGGAGCAAACATTTTGATTTTGGATATCAGCATGCCTAAAAAAGATGGCATTGAAACTTTAAAAGAATTTAACCAAAAACAATCGCCTTGCAATGTCATCATATTATCGAGTTACGATGATTTAAAAATCATAAAAGAAGTCATGAAACTTGGCGCAAAAGGATACCTCACTAAAAACTGTGCTGGTGAAAATATTATTGAAGCTGTTGAAGCTGTTTATCAGGGACAAGAGTATTTTAGTGACTCCATTAGAGAAAAAATTTTTAATACCTTTAAAGATAATCCGAAACTGAATCAAAATGCGGTTATTGAAAACCCGATTTTAAGTCCACGTGAAATTGAAATCATCATACTTATCGCTTTAGAATACAGCGGCAAAGAAATTAGCGAAAAGCTTTTTATTAGTTCGCATACTGTAGAAACACATCGTAAAAACATTATGAAAAAACTAAACATTAAAAGCACGATTGGTTTGGTAAAATATGCGTTGAAAAACAATTTGATTAATCCATAG
- a CDS encoding DUF4293 domain-containing protein, with the protein MIQRIQTVYLFLAFVATGILMLFLPLWTTSAGKPFYFMQDQLYTILLGLTTMLSIISIISFKKRQNQFVLNRLNIILNLILLGLFVYRSLNLSGEAEVSEKGIGMFLPIVAIVLLVLANKAIKKDEDLVKSVDRLR; encoded by the coding sequence ATGATACAAAGAATTCAAACTGTATATTTATTTCTCGCTTTTGTTGCAACAGGCATTTTGATGCTTTTCTTGCCACTTTGGACAACAAGCGCAGGAAAGCCGTTCTATTTTATGCAGGATCAACTTTATACTATTTTATTAGGTTTAACAACAATGCTTAGTATAATTAGTATAATTTCATTTAAAAAGAGACAAAATCAGTTTGTACTAAACAGACTGAATATCATATTAAATTTAATTTTATTAGGATTATTTGTTTATCGATCACTAAATTTATCTGGAGAAGCGGAAGTTTCTGAGAAAGGTATTGGGATGTTTCTTCCTATTGTTGCTATCGTGTTATTAGTATTAGCTAATAAGGCCATCAAAAAGGACGAAGATCTTGTAAAATCTGTAGATCGTTTGAGATAA
- a CDS encoding sensor histidine kinase, which yields MLSFNFILSLLLCIAVEGTALSQHSTNVDSSVVSSETPIIIKTTPNQIKKSEQLRNKKIVSLSLLLVIIIFLLFYFLYQNNKLKQKIKRKDTKQKILLDIINSGIDTQEIERKKIASFLHDNINSLLSSAGLHLNTFTAQHDIKSDEIQKAKTILSEAHELLRDMSHDLVPTLLVRFGLIYALEDLCEKHSNSAIDFEFSSSIPTSKRYVEKFEMKIYFIVSELFNNIIKHSQAVKAKIHLVEKNDELILTINDDGIGFKTQTLKDAEGFGLNRIRARIKKYKGRLTITSKENKETKIKIQIPLPH from the coding sequence ATGCTAAGTTTCAACTTTATATTATCACTATTATTATGCATTGCTGTTGAAGGAACTGCTTTATCACAACATTCTACAAACGTAGATAGCAGTGTAGTATCTTCTGAAACACCAATTATTATTAAAACCACTCCAAATCAAATTAAAAAATCGGAGCAATTACGAAACAAAAAAATAGTCAGTCTATCATTACTGCTTGTCATTATTATTTTTCTATTGTTTTATTTTCTTTACCAAAACAACAAACTGAAACAGAAAATAAAACGAAAAGATACCAAACAAAAAATTCTTCTCGACATCATCAATTCTGGTATTGACACACAGGAAATAGAACGTAAAAAAATTGCTTCTTTTCTGCATGATAACATCAATTCACTTTTATCATCAGCTGGATTACATCTAAATACTTTTACGGCACAACATGATATAAAATCTGATGAAATACAAAAAGCAAAAACCATTTTATCTGAAGCTCATGAACTTTTAAGAGATATGTCTCACGACCTTGTCCCCACTCTTTTGGTTCGTTTCGGGTTAATTTATGCCCTCGAAGATTTATGTGAAAAACACTCTAATTCTGCTATCGATTTTGAATTTTCGAGTTCAATTCCAACAAGCAAAAGGTATGTGGAGAAATTTGAAATGAAAATTTATTTCATCGTCAGTGAACTATTCAATAATATTATCAAACACAGTCAGGCAGTAAAAGCCAAAATTCACTTAGTAGAGAAAAACGATGAATTAATATTGACGATAAATGATGATGGAATTGGTTTTAAAACACAAACACTAAAAGATGCAGAAGGTTTTGGTTTAAACCGAATCAGAGCACGCATCAAGAAATATAAAGGTCGTTTGACTATTACTTCTAAAGAAAATAAGGAGACTAAGATAAAGATTCAAATTCCGTTGCCGCATTAA